GTTGATATCGATAAAATCCGGTTCGAATTCCTCGGCCTTTCGTGCGGCCGATGTCATAACGTCAACTTCGCCACCAAAAATCTGAATTGCCACCGGGCGTTCCTCGGCAGCCAGCTGTAGTTTTTCAAGGGAGCGGCGCGCATCACGGATAAGACCATCGCTGGATATGAACTCGGTATAAACGATGTCGGCACCAAAGCGTTTGCAGATCAACCTAAACGGCAGGTCGGTAACATCTTCCATTGGGGCCAGCAAAACACCTTGATTTACGGTTATGGTACCTATGTTCATTGTACAAAACTAAATTTGTTAGTAATGGAACAACCACTTCGAATTCTCATGGTCCCCCAGGCACCCTATTCAATGGCGAGCGGGGGAATGGAGGTTACTCAGGACAGAGTTGCCGAGTCACTTGAAAAAGCCGGAGTTTACGTTGAAAAGCTTGATTACTGGAATCCCAAACTTACGGCTAACGTGGCTCATGTGTTTGGAAGTGAGCTTGGCGTGGCCCACATTGTCAGCAAGTTATACGGACTCGGCATTCCGGTTGTAACCACGGCAATGTTTACCCCCATCCATCCACTGTGGTTGTATAAAGTTGCCTGGGCCATTCCGCTCCTACGAACAAAGTCAACCATGAGCGTCAGGCGTGAACTTCTTCAGAAAAGCTCCGCGGTCGTTGCAATCTCACCGGTGGAAGTTGAACTGCTACAACAGTTTATTGGGTTGCCGGCCGACGTGATTCACATGGTTCCGAATGCAGTGAGTCCGCAGTTTTTTACGACAACAGCAGACGAGTTCAGACGGCGTACCGGCATCATGTCAGACAATATTGTACTGTGTGTGGGCACTATCGAACCACGGAAAAATCAGCTGCGAGTGATAGAGGCTGTAAGGGGCTTGGGCGCTGAACTTGTATTTATTGGAAATCCGGGCGTTGAATATTACGGTAAACAAAAGGAGTTTTTTGATGCATTTGAACGCGAAGTAAAGGCCAACAATTCCATTCACTGGTTCAGAACAACACCGCATACTGACCCCTTCCTGGCCAGCGCCTTTGCTGCAGCCAAGGTTCACGTGCTTGCCAGCGTTGTTGAAGCGCATGGCATGGTAACGATCGAAGCCGCAGCCGCGGGGGCAAATGTTGTAGTCAGTGATATTCCAACGCAGCGGACGCTGTACGGCGACACTGTTGACTATGCTAAGCCTACCAGCATTGGCGAGCTACGGGCGGCAATTGTTCGGCAGCTTTCTGCCCCTCGGGGATCGCAAACAATCCCGTCGTTCCTTTTAAATGACTGGGACGAGGTAGCCCGATTGCTTATCAATATTTATCAGCGTGTAGTACGTAAACATTGAAACTTTTCCCCCGCAGTGTTGTTTGGTAGAGTGAAGTACTTCAACATTACTCAACCATCAAAAATTTTACTAAAGGGTAGTTTATGTTTAAGTGTATGTTGCTCGGTGGCATCATGCTGGGATGCTCTGTACTTGCTGGTGCCAGCACGCATGAGGGTGAAAATGAACCAGTGGCTATGAATATCCCATCGGGGATTGATACACTCCCGCCCGTTCTATCGTATGAATACCTTGGCTGCGGCGTTTATGAATTTACCGCAGTAGATGACCGGAATTCACCGAACCCGCCTCGCGTTCCACCTCTGCCAATGGATCAGGTAGAACGTGGTATTGCATCAGTATCGCTTCAGGGCACTCTGTCATCCGTAAACACAAAATTAACATTGGTTACGGACCAGTATTTCCCCCGTGAGACGCCATACCACCGTTTCGTATTCCGGATTGAACCGGCTGACAAATCAAAGCCCGCATGGGCATACGTTTACGTTACCGACTATAGTGGAAATCAAGCCGTACAGCTCCTCACGATGGGTCCGACCATGCCCCTGTGGCAGCCACAGAGTGTTGAATCCACGGCCCGGGTAGGGAAGTCGTCTGCATCATTGGTCACCCTTAAGAATTCCTCGTCCGAGGTGCAGACGGTTACAAACATCGCAGTTACCGGAAGCGCAGTGTTTACGGTTGCATCAGGTGGTTTACCGCTGCCAACCACGATTGCTCCGGGGCAGACACGTACGGTTGAGATAGCATTTTCACCGACGGACCCCTCAAGCACCCCCGAGCGGGCAGTTCTTTCGGTAACTACCGACTGTGGAAGTTTTACTGTTCCGCTGTCCGGACAGAGCCTGTACGCTGATCTTCAAACTGAGGACTGGGATGCAGGGACGGTTCTGCAGCAGCAGCGAATTTGTAAGGATGGTGGTTTTAGTATTGAGAACCGCGGTTCGGCACCTGCAACCATAACCGGCTTTACATCGTCCGATCCCGATGTTGCAATCACATCATCAATATCTGCATCAAACCCGTATGTGCTTCCGCCGAGTGATTCCGTGTTGGTAACGGATCTGTGCTACCAGGGAAACCAGGTGGGACCTTTTACAGCCACTGTAACGGTACTCAGCGATGCAGAAGCCGGCGATTTCATTTGTCAGGTTGTAGCCAACAGTGTAATATCGGAGGTTGCCAGTGAACCTGTGACGAAACAGTGGGCATGGTACAATCCGTCAACAGAAAGTATTATGCTCCGAGAAAATCAAGAAGCATACATTGTGGATATTCATGGGACGGTTGTTGGTGAATTTCCTGAAGACTCATCCAGGTTTTCGGCTGCAGGCTTAGCATCGGGTGTTTACTTGGTTGCATTTCGCAACGGTACACCTGCCGTTACTGTACGAATTGTCCGTTAGTTACCTGTTCTGACACATCGGTACCATGTTGCTTCCTCCCCATTAAACATCGTACTGAGGTGCCGTTTGGTAACATTGTGTATGCCTGAGCCCCTTCCCAAGGAGTTCTATCTTCAGAACACCGAATACGTTGCCCGTCAGCTCATAGGATGCATCCTATCTGTCCCGGGCTATCATGTGCGCCTCACTGAAACCGAAGCATATCTACCGGCCAACGATGCGGCCTGCCATGCCTCGCGGGGAATAACCAGGCGGAACGCACCGATGTTTAACGACGGCGGCATTCTATACCTGTATCTGATTTATGGTCTGCATTGGTGTTGCAATATTGTCACCGAGCCTGCCGGACTTGGTGCGGCAGTTCTGTTGCGTGCAGGAATTGTTGGCACAACACTGGCTGACCTGGTACCGGGGCCTGGTGCGGCCACGCGGCTGATATCCGGGCCCGGACGGCTTACCCGACACCTACGGCTGGACGGACGGCAGAATTGTGTATCCGTACTTGGATCAGCGGGTTTTTCAGTACAGCGCGATATTCATACCGACACGTATCAGCAGCACATTCAGGCTACGCCGCGCATTGGTATTACGCATGGACGTGAGCACTTGCTGCGGTTTGTGGTTGACGGTTCATGACAGATCGGAGGCGGAGCAGGTAGCCGAAACTGGCAAGGAACAGTCCAACTACGTAGCCGATCCAAATCCCTTGCGCTCCAAGGTTGAGAACAAAGGTGCACACATACCCCACCGGAATTGAGATAACAAGGTATCCAACCGTGGCGATCATGGCGGGCACCCGGATATCATTGTACCCACGGAGTATGCCCATGCTTACCACCTGAAGTCCGTCGAACACCGAAAACACTGCGCAGAACAGCAGTAATCTGGCCGTAAGATCAATAACAGCATCATCGTTTACAAACAGATGTGGCAGCTGATGGCGCAGCAGAAGATAGGCAACGGCAGAACAGGCCATATACACGGTTACAAGTCCCAGAGCCACGACCGATGTTAGACGAGCGTCGGTCGGACGCGAATTGCCAAGGAAATTGCTGACCCTGATTGTTGCTGCGCTGCCTAAGCCAAGGGCAACCATAAATGTTGTTGATGCAAGGTTCATGGCAATCTGATGAGCAGCCACAGCAGTAGCACTTATCCTTCCGAGCATAAACACGCCGGACGTGAACGCAAGAACTTCAACCAGGATCTGAACGCCAATGCCTAATCCGTTGCTCAAACACTCCAGAAGCGCCTTCCGTTGTGTAGCCCAGCCCACCTTCTGGTGTGCGGCACTGCGCAACTGTTTAAAAAACGGCATCGTGATAAACAGTGCAATAGCGGCAAAGGCGGCAAGCCCTCTGGCAAGGAAGGTTGCAAACCCCGCACCCTCGGCACCCATTTCGGGCATCCCAAGTTCTCCGTAAATAAACACCCAGTTAAGGAAAATGTTGATGACATTGGTAGCAACATTTATGATCATTGATACGCGTGTATTTGCCATTGCCTCGGCGGTCTGCTTAAAACAGCCAAAAACGATTCTGAAAAACACAGAGGCAATTATCCATCGGAAGTACGGTACTGCCTGGGCTGTGACGTCGGCCGAAGCACCAAGCAGATCCAGACGTGTACTGAATACCAGCAACAATCCCGTGAGGATAATGGTGATAGCAATGCTGGAGATGGTGCCCATGCGGACGTATAATGCTACGTCGGCCATTGATCGGCGTCCGTACGCCTCGCCGGCCAGCGGTGTGATTGCCACGGTGAACCCAACGGCAAACAGCATTGCGATTGCCGAAACAGCGCCTGCGAGTGAAACACCGGCAAGCGGTACTGCCCCAAGAGGGCCTACCATGATGGCGTCAGACACCATCACCAGCATATCGCTCACCTGCGAAGCCGCTACCGGCAGTGCCAGCGAGAGTAGGGGGCGAATATGTGATTTTGTGCTCTTCATGAAAAGTTCGTTCGAAACCGCAGAGTCATGTTAACTTTGTTGTGCAGGCAGGAATCTCTGATGGTCAGGAACGTCCTGCACACACGTCAAGAACACTATATTACCAGCATGGCTCTCTTCGGCTTTTTTTCTAACGACGTTGGCATCGACATCGGGACGGCCAACACCCTTATCTGGCAAAAAGGTAAGGGGATTGTACTTAACGAACCCTCAATCGTATCGTTTGACCGTAGCTCGAGGCAAATAATCGCGATCGGACATGAGGCGCAGGAAATGGTTGGGAAAACTCACCGCGATATCCGTATCGTTCGTCCATTAAAAGACGGTGTGATTACCGACTTCGAAATTGCCGAAGGCATGCTGCGCGCCTTCATCCGCAAAACCAGTGCCAACTGGCAGCCTGCACGGAAAATGGTCATTTGTGTGCCAAGCGGTATTACCGAGGTGGAAAAACGGGCGGTGCGCGATAGTGCCGAACATGCAGGCGCAAAGGAAGTACACTTGATTGCAGAGCCAATGGCAGCAGCCATTGGCGTAAACCTGGATGTTCACGAGCCTAAGGGCAACATGATTGTTGACATTGGAGGTGGTACCACCGAAATCGCCATCATCGCCCTGTCTGGTATTGTTGAAGACGAGAGTATTAGAATTGCAGGCGACGAGCTGACGGCTGCCGTGGTGAACTGGTTTAAACGTCACCACAGTTTGCTTATCGGTGACAGGACTGCCGAGCTGATCAAGGTAAACGTGGGAAGCGCCTGGCCGCTGCAACAGGAGCTTGAGATTGAAGTCAAAGGTCGCGACATGATCAGTGGTATTCCCAAAAGCATCGTGGTCAGCAGTGAAGAAATTCGGGAAACCCTTAACGAGAATGTTACCGTCATTGTAGAAGCTGTTCTGAACTTGCTGGACAGAACACCACCCGAGCTGGCTGCCGATATCTACGACAGAGGAATTATTCTTACCGGTGGCGGTGCCTTGTTAAAGGGCTTCGATGAACGTTTGCGCCGCGAAACAAATCTGCCGGTATTGGTTGCCGAAGACCCACTGACGGCCGTTGTCCGTGGTACTGGTAAGGTACTCGAAGATTTAACCTCGTATTCATCGGCTCTGTTAAAAAGTAAGCGACATTAATGCGTCGGTTTGTCGACTTTGTTGTTCGTTATAAGAACTACATCACCCTGACAGCCCTGGTGGTGATGAGCTTTTCACTGATGAGCATTGGATCGCTCTCACAGCTTGGGGGCTTTCGCGCCGTCATCGTTGGCTCAATGGGATGGATTCAGTCAATGTTCGCCTGGGTTCCCAACCCGATTGCACTGAAAAGCGAGAATACAGCCCTGAGAGAGTTAAACTTGCAGCTCAGTATCGAGAGCTCGCGG
This is a stretch of genomic DNA from Ignavibacteria bacterium. It encodes these proteins:
- a CDS encoding glycosyltransferase, whose product is MEQPLRILMVPQAPYSMASGGMEVTQDRVAESLEKAGVYVEKLDYWNPKLTANVAHVFGSELGVAHIVSKLYGLGIPVVTTAMFTPIHPLWLYKVAWAIPLLRTKSTMSVRRELLQKSSAVVAISPVEVELLQQFIGLPADVIHMVPNAVSPQFFTTTADEFRRRTGIMSDNIVLCVGTIEPRKNQLRVIEAVRGLGAELVFIGNPGVEYYGKQKEFFDAFEREVKANNSIHWFRTTPHTDPFLASAFAAAKVHVLASVVEAHGMVTIEAAAAGANVVVSDIPTQRTLYGDTVDYAKPTSIGELRAAIVRQLSAPRGSQTIPSFLLNDWDEVARLLINIYQRVVRKH
- a CDS encoding rod shape-determining protein, whose amino-acid sequence is MALFGFFSNDVGIDIGTANTLIWQKGKGIVLNEPSIVSFDRSSRQIIAIGHEAQEMVGKTHRDIRIVRPLKDGVITDFEIAEGMLRAFIRKTSANWQPARKMVICVPSGITEVEKRAVRDSAEHAGAKEVHLIAEPMAAAIGVNLDVHEPKGNMIVDIGGGTTEIAIIALSGIVEDESIRIAGDELTAAVVNWFKRHHSLLIGDRTAELIKVNVGSAWPLQQELEIEVKGRDMISGIPKSIVVSSEEIRETLNENVTVIVEAVLNLLDRTPPELAADIYDRGIILTGGGALLKGFDERLRRETNLPVLVAEDPLTAVVRGTGKVLEDLTSYSSALLKSKRH
- a CDS encoding DNA-3-methyladenine glycosylase, whose amino-acid sequence is MVTLCMPEPLPKEFYLQNTEYVARQLIGCILSVPGYHVRLTETEAYLPANDAACHASRGITRRNAPMFNDGGILYLYLIYGLHWCCNIVTEPAGLGAAVLLRAGIVGTTLADLVPGPGAATRLISGPGRLTRHLRLDGRQNCVSVLGSAGFSVQRDIHTDTYQQHIQATPRIGITHGREHLLRFVVDGS
- a CDS encoding MATE family efflux transporter, translated to MKSTKSHIRPLLSLALPVAASQVSDMLVMVSDAIMVGPLGAVPLAGVSLAGAVSAIAMLFAVGFTVAITPLAGEAYGRRSMADVALYVRMGTISSIAITIILTGLLLVFSTRLDLLGASADVTAQAVPYFRWIIASVFFRIVFGCFKQTAEAMANTRVSMIINVATNVINIFLNWVFIYGELGMPEMGAEGAGFATFLARGLAAFAAIALFITMPFFKQLRSAAHQKVGWATQRKALLECLSNGLGIGVQILVEVLAFTSGVFMLGRISATAVAAHQIAMNLASTTFMVALGLGSAATIRVSNFLGNSRPTDARLTSVVALGLVTVYMACSAVAYLLLRHQLPHLFVNDDAVIDLTARLLLFCAVFSVFDGLQVVSMGILRGYNDIRVPAMIATVGYLVISIPVGYVCTFVLNLGAQGIWIGYVVGLFLASFGYLLRLRSVMNRQPQTAASAHVHA